A genomic segment from [Flavobacterium] thermophilum encodes:
- the thlA gene encoding Acetyl-CoA acetyltransferase, with product MKRDAVIVSAVRTAIARQGGALATLPAHIYGAEVIKEAMRRANIGPEHVDDVIMGNVLSGGGNIARLTALQTGLSLELTGLTVDRQCGSGINAVALAAQAIWAGDGDVYIAGGVESMSRAPYLMDRPEKPYSSTPPSFRKSQLSPKEIGDPPMGITAENLAKKYGISREEQDAFALRSQQRMARAMQEGRFDEQIVPITVPVKKGEPFVFDTDEHPRPNTTMEALSKLPPAFLEGGTVTAGNSSGLNDAASALVIMSREKAEELGVKPLAVIRAHAVAGVDPNIMGIGPVPATRKVLEKAGLTLDEMDIIEINEAFAAQVIACDRELEMDPEKVNINGGAIAHGHPLGATGAILITKAVYELKRRSGKYALITACIGGGQGIATIIERE from the coding sequence ATGAAACGGGATGCCGTCATTGTGTCGGCCGTACGGACGGCCATTGCCCGCCAAGGAGGCGCTTTGGCGACGTTGCCGGCGCATATTTACGGTGCGGAAGTGATCAAAGAGGCGATGCGGCGGGCGAACATCGGCCCGGAACACGTCGATGATGTCATCATGGGCAATGTCTTAAGCGGCGGCGGCAACATCGCCCGACTGACGGCGCTGCAAACCGGCTTATCTCTAGAGTTGACAGGTTTGACCGTTGACCGCCAATGCGGTTCGGGCATTAACGCTGTGGCGTTGGCGGCGCAGGCCATTTGGGCCGGCGACGGGGACGTCTATATCGCCGGCGGTGTGGAAAGCATGAGCCGCGCACCGTATTTGATGGACCGCCCGGAAAAACCGTACAGCTCAACACCGCCCAGCTTCCGCAAGTCGCAGCTGTCGCCAAAAGAGATTGGTGACCCGCCGATGGGCATTACGGCGGAGAATTTGGCGAAAAAGTACGGCATCAGCCGTGAAGAACAAGACGCGTTTGCCTTGCGCAGTCAGCAGCGCATGGCGCGCGCCATGCAGGAAGGGCGGTTTGACGAACAAATCGTGCCGATCACCGTTCCGGTGAAAAAAGGCGAGCCGTTCGTCTTCGATACGGATGAACATCCGCGCCCGAACACGACGATGGAAGCGCTGTCGAAGCTGCCGCCGGCATTTTTGGAAGGCGGAACGGTGACAGCCGGAAACAGCTCGGGACTGAACGATGCCGCCTCCGCGCTCGTCATCATGTCGCGGGAAAAAGCAGAGGAGCTTGGCGTAAAGCCGCTTGCCGTCATCCGCGCCCATGCGGTCGCCGGGGTCGACCCGAACATCATGGGCATCGGTCCGGTGCCGGCGACAAGAAAAGTGTTGGAAAAAGCGGGGTTGACGCTTGATGAGATGGACATCATCGAAATCAACGAAGCGTTTGCCGCGCAAGTGATCGCCTGCGACCGCGAGCTTGAAATGGATCCGGAAAAAGTGAACATAAACGGCGGCGCCATTGCCCACGGCCATCCGCTTGGCGCGACCGGGGCGATTTTGATCACAAAAGCGGTGTATGAATTGAAACGCCGCAGCGGGAAGTATGCGCTGATTACGGCGTGCATCGGCGGCGGCCAAGGGATTGCGACCATCATTGAGAGAGAATGA
- the kstR2_3 gene encoding HTH-type transcriptional repressor KstR2, with the protein MKEKLREVAIELFERKGFKETSVQEIVEAIGATKGAFYYYYKSKEELLCDICVSYLDDLLRQQACIVQDLEKSCTEKLRAIVHMVICNIRTRKKSARIFFREMRHLADDHLEEIRAKRRLFRKRYEQLIRDGMARGEFKPSLHAEMITFGLLGITNWSYYWFRPDGGISEEELTDIFVDFILHGIKAPRAGESGRNEEELGNSGGQTE; encoded by the coding sequence ATGAAAGAAAAATTAAGGGAAGTGGCCATAGAGTTGTTCGAACGCAAAGGATTCAAAGAAACGTCGGTGCAGGAAATCGTCGAAGCGATCGGGGCAACGAAGGGAGCCTTTTACTACTATTACAAAAGCAAAGAGGAGTTGCTATGTGATATTTGTGTTTCCTATCTGGACGATTTGCTTCGGCAGCAAGCTTGCATTGTCCAAGATCTTGAGAAAAGCTGCACGGAGAAATTGCGGGCCATCGTCCATATGGTCATCTGCAATATCCGCACACGGAAGAAAAGCGCCCGCATTTTCTTCCGTGAGATGCGGCATTTGGCTGACGACCATTTAGAGGAAATCCGCGCCAAGCGGCGGTTGTTTCGCAAGCGGTATGAACAGCTTATTCGGGACGGAATGGCGCGCGGCGAATTCAAGCCGTCGCTTCATGCAGAAATGATTACGTTCGGTCTGCTCGGCATCACCAACTGGAGCTATTATTGGTTCCGGCCTGACGGAGGCATCTCTGAAGAAGAACTGACGGATATTTTCGTTGATTTCATTTTGCACGGTATAAAGGCGCCAAGAGCTGGAGAAAGCGGTCGAAATGAGGAGGAGCTAGGCAATTCGGGCGGTCAGACCGAATGA
- the livH_1 gene encoding LIV-I protein H, whose amino-acid sequence MELFIQQLLNGLTVGSVYSLVALGLTLVYGILHIPNFAHGALYMMGGYVTLMAMTKLGMPYGIAIVASMAAVGLLGVLMERLVFYPLRNAPPLHDKIAAIGILLFLEAFAQFVWGADYQTMPTPYGDVVTVFGFTLTIQRILIIASAVIIMILLYLFLKKTFIGASIIAMAQNREGANLVGINTNKVAMLTFFLSGSLAALAASLASPINLVFPGMGHLVILKAFVIIILGGMGSIPGAIVGGYILGFSESLGATYVSNDYKDIIAFAILVIILTVKPNGLFAKEGH is encoded by the coding sequence ATGGAGCTATTCATCCAACAGCTGTTAAACGGGCTGACTGTTGGAAGCGTTTACAGCCTCGTGGCGTTAGGGTTGACGCTTGTTTACGGCATTTTGCACATTCCAAACTTCGCCCACGGCGCGCTGTATATGATGGGCGGTTATGTTACATTGATGGCTATGACGAAGCTCGGGATGCCGTATGGGATCGCGATCGTCGCATCGATGGCGGCGGTCGGGCTGCTTGGCGTCTTGATGGAGCGGCTCGTGTTTTATCCGCTTCGCAATGCGCCGCCGCTCCATGATAAAATCGCGGCGATCGGCATCTTGCTCTTTTTGGAAGCGTTTGCCCAGTTCGTCTGGGGGGCGGACTATCAGACGATGCCGACCCCGTATGGCGATGTCGTCACGGTGTTCGGATTCACATTGACCATTCAACGCATCCTCATCATCGCATCCGCTGTCATCATCATGATCTTGCTTTACCTCTTCTTGAAAAAGACGTTCATCGGGGCTTCCATCATCGCGATGGCGCAAAACCGCGAAGGGGCGAATTTGGTCGGCATCAATACGAACAAAGTGGCCATGCTGACGTTTTTCCTCTCCGGCAGCCTGGCTGCGCTCGCCGCGTCGCTCGCTTCGCCGATCAACCTCGTGTTTCCCGGCATGGGGCATCTCGTCATCTTGAAAGCGTTTGTCATCATCATTCTCGGCGGCATGGGAAGCATTCCCGGCGCCATTGTCGGCGGCTATATTTTAGGATTCAGCGAGAGTTTGGGGGCGACATATGTGTCGAATGACTACAAGGACATTATCGCTTTTGCCATCCTCGTCATCATTTTAACGGTCAAACCGAACGGACTGTTTGCCAAGGAGGGACATTGA
- a CDS encoding leucine/isoleucine/valine transporter permease subunit: MAVFEKRRLWLAVLAALALAFPLLVTNGYYVHMMTISFIWMIAVYGLNLFAGYTGYLSLAHAGFFAIGAYALGILTVKAGWPFWLAFAAACLLTTLIGVFVGLVALRTKEHFFAIYTLCVGYIIYLIIDKWDSLTGGVRGFIGIPAPADIGPLSFQTPVAQYYLVLCFLVAVIFTMYRLVYSLTGRTYIAIRNSEELALTLGISTMKNKLASFVLSVFFTSLAGALYASFIRFLGPDIAYVSVMFDFLTYLLVGGIGTLAGPVVGTLLITFLSQQLQFLQDYRMLIFGPVLTLLIIFYPHGIAGGVIRLKAKREEARRLDPEANRVAAELAVSSQGRGERHAEEG; encoded by the coding sequence ATGGCCGTTTTCGAAAAACGACGCCTATGGCTTGCTGTTCTCGCGGCGTTGGCACTCGCCTTCCCACTGCTTGTGACCAACGGCTATTACGTGCATATGATGACTATTTCCTTTATTTGGATGATTGCGGTGTACGGATTGAACTTGTTTGCCGGCTATACGGGGTATTTGTCGCTTGCCCACGCTGGATTTTTTGCGATCGGCGCGTATGCGCTCGGCATTTTGACGGTAAAAGCCGGCTGGCCGTTTTGGCTTGCTTTTGCCGCAGCGTGTTTGCTGACGACGTTGATCGGCGTTTTCGTCGGACTTGTCGCCTTGCGAACGAAAGAACACTTTTTCGCCATTTATACACTTTGCGTCGGCTACATCATCTATTTGATCATTGACAAATGGGACAGTTTAACCGGCGGAGTGCGCGGGTTTATCGGCATTCCGGCGCCGGCTGACATCGGCCCGCTCTCGTTTCAAACGCCCGTCGCCCAATATTATTTGGTGTTATGCTTCTTGGTTGCGGTCATCTTCACCATGTACCGCCTTGTCTATTCGTTGACCGGACGGACGTACATCGCCATTCGCAACAGTGAGGAGCTCGCGTTGACGCTTGGCATCTCGACGATGAAAAACAAACTCGCCTCGTTTGTTCTCTCGGTCTTTTTTACATCGCTTGCCGGAGCGCTGTACGCGTCGTTCATCCGCTTTCTTGGCCCGGACATTGCGTACGTCAGCGTCATGTTCGACTTTTTAACGTACTTGCTTGTCGGTGGGATTGGCACGCTTGCCGGTCCGGTCGTCGGGACGTTGCTGATTACGTTTCTGTCCCAACAATTGCAGTTTTTGCAAGATTACCGGATGTTGATTTTCGGTCCGGTGCTGACGTTGCTCATCATCTTTTACCCTCATGGCATTGCCGGGGGGGTCATCCGTTTGAAAGCAAAGCGTGAAGAAGCGCGCCGTCTCGATCCAGAAGCGAACCGAGTTGCTGCGGAACTGGCCGTCTCGAGCCAAGGACGAGGCGAGCGGCACGCAGAGGAGGGATAA
- the lptB_1 gene encoding Lipopolysaccharide export system ATP-binding protein LptB — protein sequence MLLHVERLTKRFGGLLAVNDVTFSVEQGKINAIIGPNGAGKSTFFNLISGLHRPTSGTITFKGRDITRLPANERAKLGIARTFQTTHLFEQATVIDNVIIGHRLRTSSNLFDAILRTKRHRREEQACKEKAMEVLDFVGLTDVADRLVANLSQEQKKRVAFALALATDPELVLLDEPAAGVNPDETEGLEELIVKMVKGGLTVCLIEHKMSMIMKIADRIMVLNYGEKIAEGTPEEVKNNEAVIQAYLGGSAIA from the coding sequence ATGCTTTTGCACGTTGAACGGTTGACGAAGCGGTTTGGCGGGCTTCTGGCGGTCAACGATGTCACCTTTTCCGTCGAGCAAGGGAAGATCAACGCCATCATCGGCCCAAACGGAGCCGGCAAATCGACGTTTTTCAATTTAATCAGCGGCTTGCACCGGCCGACGTCAGGGACGATTACGTTCAAAGGGCGCGATATTACCCGCCTGCCGGCAAACGAACGGGCGAAGCTCGGCATCGCCCGCACGTTTCAAACGACTCACTTGTTTGAACAGGCGACGGTGATTGACAACGTCATCATCGGCCATCGTCTCCGCACATCATCCAACTTATTTGATGCCATTTTGCGCACGAAACGGCACCGCCGCGAGGAACAGGCATGCAAAGAAAAGGCGATGGAAGTGCTCGACTTTGTTGGGCTCACCGATGTGGCGGATCGGCTCGTTGCTAACCTGTCGCAGGAACAGAAAAAGCGGGTGGCGTTTGCGCTCGCCTTGGCGACCGATCCGGAACTCGTCCTGCTTGACGAGCCTGCTGCCGGCGTCAACCCGGACGAAACGGAAGGGTTGGAAGAGCTGATTGTCAAAATGGTCAAGGGCGGCCTGACAGTTTGTCTCATTGAACATAAAATGTCGATGATTATGAAAATCGCTGACCGCATTATGGTGTTGAACTATGGAGAGAAAATTGCAGAAGGAACGCCGGAGGAAGTGAAAAACAACGAGGCGGTCATTCAAGCGTACTTAGGAGGGAGCGCCATTGCTTGA